The proteins below come from a single Benincasa hispida cultivar B227 chromosome 4, ASM972705v1, whole genome shotgun sequence genomic window:
- the LOC120075530 gene encoding actin-related protein 2/3 complex subunit 5A, with the protein MATTGEFVEADNAEAIITRIEHKSRKIESLLKQSRPVEALKTALEGSPPNTRDERCKSANWIVVHRALMAIKDVDGMFSSLDPEYYDILMKYLYRGLSTGDRPTCDQCLRIHEKLTERAGLGCILRSLADTINTV; encoded by the exons ATGGCGACTACAGGTGAATTTGTGGAGGCAGATAATGCAGAAGCCATAATCACCAGAATTGAGCACAAGTCTCGAAAGATCGAGAGCTTACTTAAACA GTCTAGACCAGTCGAAGCTCTTAAAACTGCGCTCGAAGGTTCCCCTCCAAACACCCGAGATGAGCGTTGCAAG TCAGCAAATTGGATTGTGGTGCATAGGGCTCTCATGGCTATAAAGGATGTAGATGGGATGTTTTCTTCGTTGGATCCAGAGTACTATGATATTCTAATGAA GTACTTGTACAGAGGGTTATCAACTGGTGATCGTCCTACATGTGATCAGTGTCTCAGGATACATGAAAAATTAACAGAAAGGGCTGGCTTAGGCTGTATTCTCCGCTCTCTTGCAGATACTATTAACACCgtttga